The proteins below are encoded in one region of Puntigrus tetrazona isolate hp1 chromosome 5, ASM1883169v1, whole genome shotgun sequence:
- the ier3 gene encoding radiation-inducible immediate-early gene IEX-1, translating into MYTRSDSLVFSLPTNAFFQPQSQFDFRAMMPRNTEPEIFTFERIPEPQQPAFPPRGAAVRPRKRNTRVMYPSKVRKYLPPAEKSPAKRWLLVLCLVVFMQIYTEEGSVETSQSEGPTFTDATSYNVLFKSAEEQTRQMMSSCPEELGLMSHRQPGSEEKKESSWLLNTTCPSSVWEEDINTLYQQSRRNGYVVALLYPVYHKLGTEN; encoded by the coding sequence ATGTACACCAGATCAGACAGCCTGGTCTTCTCGCTACCGACGAACGCGTTCTTCCAGCCGCAGTCGCAGTTTGATTTCAGAGCGATGATGCCGCGCAACACCGAGCCGGAGATCTTCACCTTCGAGCGGATCCCGGAGCCGCAGCAGCCGGCGTTCCCTCCCCGCGGAGCCGCGGTGCGCCCGCGCAAGAGGAACACCCGCGTCATGTACCCCTCCAAAGTGCGCAAATATCTGCCCCCGGCCGAGAAGAGCCCGGCCAAGCGCTGGCTGCTCGTGCTGTGCCTGGTGGTCTTCATGCAGATCTACACCGAGGAGGGATCCGTCGAGACCTCTCAGAGCGAGGGACCGACCTTCACCGACGCAACTTCGTACAATGTTCTCTTCAAGTCAGCCGAGGAGCAAACCAGACAAATGATGAGCAGCTGTCCTGAGGAGCTCGGCCTGATGTCTCATCGGCAGCCCGGCAGCGAGGAGAAGAAGGAGAGCTCCTGGCTTCTGAACACTACGTGCCCGAGCTCCGTTTGGGAGGAGGACATCAACACTCTCTACCAGCAGAGCAGGAGGAACGGATACGTGGTGGCCCTTCTCTACCCAGTGTACCATAAACTTGGCACAGAGAACTGA